The Siniperca chuatsi isolate FFG_IHB_CAS linkage group LG9, ASM2008510v1, whole genome shotgun sequence genome includes a region encoding these proteins:
- the LOC122881161 gene encoding glycogen synthase kinase binding protein → MPCRKENYIFLEQSVTVDSKEVDALVTKIGEALQLHNNNGGHQKTVSVSMSCLHGLTGSSTGGVKPAAIISGSTGAPAQKRNGCCLRLRNRGHRGSSRASPYSIPGSNSDQDWDQIKPWNKKRVNVEEDDPHRLLQELILSGNLIKEAVRRLQFSAPDCGDFPKAADNVPC, encoded by the coding sequence ATGCCCTGTCGGAAGGAGAACTACATCTTTCTGGAGCAGTCCGTCACCGTCGACTCCAAAGAAGTGGACGCGCTGGTGACGAAAATCGGCGAAGCACTGCAGCTCCACAATAATAACGGCGGCCACCAGAAGACTGTGTCCGTGTCCATGTCCTGCCTGCACGGGCTCACCGGCAGCAGCACCGGCGGGGTCAAACCGGCGGCCATCATCAGCGGCAGCACGGGAGCTCCGGCGCAGAAACGCAACGGCTGCTGCCTGCGGCTCCGGAACCGGGGACACCGGGGGAGCAGCAGGGCAAGCCCGTATAGCATCCCCGGATCCAACAGCGACCAGGACTGGGACCAAATCAAACCGTGGAACAAAAAGAGGGTCAACGTGGAGGAGGACGATCCGCATCGGTTGCTCCAGGAGTTAATTTTATCGGGGAACCTGATTAAAGAGGCCGTGAGGAGGCTGCAGTTCTCGGCACCAGACTGTGGAGATTTCCCCAAGGCGGCGGACAATGTGCCGTGCTGA